In the genome of Pyrobaculum islandicum DSM 4184, the window TGTCCCATTTTAAAAAAGGGCGATTTTTCAAAAGGCACACTTAATTATTATTAATTGAGTTAATATCTCTTGTGGACGTCCCAATAAATGCTGTGTGGACTTCCAGGAGGAGAACGCCCGACGGCTACTACGTCGTCGTCCTAGGCTTGTATGCCCAAGAGGTTTTGAGGGTAGTGGGGGCCGAGCGCGCCGGTAAGTTCTACATATACCGGACGAGGTCGTGGACTGAGGTGCAGAGGATTGTGAGGAGGGCGGAGGCTCTGGGCCTAGACGTGAGAGCTTAGCGCCTTTTCAGTATCTTCTCTATCAGCTTGGAGGCCTCTCTCTTTGAGAGACAGTCGGCCTCTATGCCGAACTTGCCTAGGAGCGCCTTCTGTCTATCAGTGGCGAGCCACGCCGCGTATCTCTCCCTCAGCTCTGGGTGCGTCTTTAGGAAGTCGCAGTAGGCCTTCTTGGAGTAGTAGTCAGCTCTGGCGTTGCGCTCCCGCGGGACCCAGCCTATGGAGAACTTCGCGAAGCGTTGGGAGAGCTCCACGGCGTGTTTATACAACGGCTTGAGGTGTTCTGCCTTTACCTGATACACGCCGAGCATCTGCCTAACCACTAGCTGGCTGTCTCCATACACATTGAGACAGCTCTCGCCGGCGGCCAGAGCCCACTCAAGCCCCTTGATGAGGCCCATGTACTCCGCATAGTTATTTGTGCACCACCTCTCTCCGGCGCAGACTACGCCCCCCTCGCCGTATACCTCCTCGCCGTTTTTAAAGGCGGCAAAGCCGTAGCTACCCACGCCTCCCGGATTCACGGGCTCACAAGCCCCGTCGAAGAAAAGGTCAAGACACATGATGGGCCCGCCGGGATTTGAACCCGGGACCACCCGCGCTCTCAGGCGAGAAGCCGCGTGAGGCGGGCATCATACCGCTAGACTACGGGCCCTCTTTTTTACTATAAAGAACACGTTTTTTAAACTTTCGTGACGTGTTACTGGAGGGGCGCTTGTACCTCCACTTCTACCTCGGGTGGGCTTTGTTTTGTATCAACCTTGATGTATATTTCTCTAGTTGGTGTGCCCAACGTTTTCCCCTCCTTTAGAGCCCAGAAGAGGAGAGTGGCATATGCGTTGTCTACTTTCTCAGCGCTTCCGGTAAATTTAGTGGAGGCGGCTGTGATAGCTGGTAGAACTTTGTCGCCGTTGGGATCTGGGGTAAAAATTTCGACGAGCATTTCTTGTCCCTCTTTCCCATGGAATACGAGGATAGTATTTTGTTTAATTTCACTAAGTAACGCCCCTCTGTTAGGTACTTTTTTGAAGGTGCTGAAGCCTCTTAACTCTCCTACTTCTTTAACTTCTACCTTAGCCATGGTGCGGCAGAATGGCCTATATATTAAACTTTTGTCTTTAAACCCGCTGTGGGTAATTATGCCATGTTTGTACAAAATCCGTCGATAGATGAAGCGGTGCGTATCATAAACTCTGGCAGAAAGAGAGGCGTTGTAGTTGTTGTAGGAATTTGCGAGGTAGTATACAGCGGTAGGGCGGCCGCAACGCTTAAGCCAGGACGCCGCTTGGTCATAGTTAAGAGAGACGGCACTCTCCTCGTCCACGAGGCCGAGAAGGCCCAACCGAAGATCTGGAACCCACCAGGCTCTTCGACAGCCGCCTATGTCGAAGGCGGGAGGCTGGTGATAAAGAGCGTGAGGTCCCGGCCCTTCGAGAGCGTCAGGGTGTACTTCTCATCTCTGGATTTCGTAGCGGCATTTGACGTAGAGACGTCTGAGCTAGAGCTCGTGGGGAGCGAGAAAGACGTCGTCGAGGCCCTGGTGAAGGCGCCTTGGTTGATCGAGGAGGGCTTAGAGGTGGTGGGCGTCGAGGTGCCCACAGACGTAGGCCATATCGACATCTTGGCGAGAGATAGAGAGGGGAGACATGTGGTTGTGGAGGTCAAGAGGGACGTTGCTACACACGACGCCGTTTTCCAACTGGCCAGGTATGTAGAGTTGTATAGAAAAAGAGGCGAGAGGGCAAGAGGGATACTTGTGGCAAGCGATATCACGGCGGCGGCGCTTGAATATCTTAGAAGATATGGCCTAGAATTTGTAAAGGTAAACCCAAGGGAGTTGATGGCTTCAATAAATAAAAAGGTGGGATAATACGAAATCAACCTTGGCTGAAAGAGGTAGTCCACAGTATACACAGTATATAAATTGTTATATATAAAAATCTTTATGTTATATAACAAGTTTAATTTGTCCCAATATATAGTTATACTATTTTCTTGTGTCATCT includes:
- the rnhA gene encoding ribonuclease HI, yielding MCLDLFFDGACEPVNPGGVGSYGFAAFKNGEEVYGEGGVVCAGERWCTNNYAEYMGLIKGLEWALAAGESCLNVYGDSQLVVRQMLGVYQVKAEHLKPLYKHAVELSQRFAKFSIGWVPRERNARADYYSKKAYCDFLKTHPELRERYAAWLATDRQKALLGKFGIEADCLSKREASKLIEKILKRR
- the nucS gene encoding endonuclease NucS; the encoded protein is MFVQNPSIDEAVRIINSGRKRGVVVVVGICEVVYSGRAAATLKPGRRLVIVKRDGTLLVHEAEKAQPKIWNPPGSSTAAYVEGGRLVIKSVRSRPFESVRVYFSSLDFVAAFDVETSELELVGSEKDVVEALVKAPWLIEEGLEVVGVEVPTDVGHIDILARDREGRHVVVEVKRDVATHDAVFQLARYVELYRKRGERARGILVASDITAAALEYLRRYGLEFVKVNPRELMASINKKVG